Genomic window (Spirosoma sp. KCTC 42546):
GTAAGGGCATAGATGGATCGACATCCAGCGTGTACCTCTTTTTATTGACGGAAAGCGTTATCATATTTTTTTGCTACGAATCGCCCGCTTTAGGGTTGCCCGTACTCAAAGGAAATACGTAAGCTACGAAGTAGAAAATGTAGTTGACCACCCGCATGCCAGCATAGACCAACTGCATTTTCTGGTTGATTATGTGTGATGCCAATCGAGTAATCCCCTAATTTAGCTCCGGGGGAGTGTGCCTATCTATCCCCATTATTTTATGGTCGATCAAATCATTGACGCACGTCAGGCTTCTCTTGGAAATGGGTTTGCCGTCCGACGTATTCTACCTTACCGACTACGACGTATGCTCGGGCCATTCATTTTTATGGATCATGCCGGGCCCGTCAACTTCACCCCCGATCAGGCGTCTACGATGGATGTGCTTCCTCATCCGCATATTGGCCTGTCTACAGTTAGCTATCTGTTCGATGGGCAGGTAACGCACCGGGATAGCCTGGGTGTTCAGCAGATCATTCGGCCGGGTGAAGTCAACTGGATGACAGCCGGAAAAGGCATAGCACATTCCGAACGGTTTGAAGATCCGGCCACGCTGGTAGGTGGCTCACTGGAAATGATTCAGACCTGGGTGGCGCTTCCCGAAGCCAACGAAGAACAGACTCCAACCTTCGAGAACTACGCCCCAGCCGAACTACCTATATTCACCGACAAAGGTGTGTGGTTACGGCTGATTGCCGGAGATGTTTTTGGCCTGCGGAACCAAGTAAAAACACATTCGCCCTTGTTTTATGCGCACGTTGTGCTGCAACCCGGTACGCGTTTCGGTATTCCTCAGGGCTATTCAGAACGGGGCGTGTATATAGCCAAAGGTAGCCTTGAAGTCAATGGCCGAACCCACGGAATCGGTCAACTGCTGGTTTTCACACCCGGCATGGACCCCGTTTTGGTGGCGCGTGAAACCTGTACCTTGATGCTGTTAGGGGGTGAGCCTCTGGGCGAACGGTTTATCTGGTGGAACTTCGTTTCCTCCCGGCCCGAGCGCATTGAGCAGGCCAAAGCCGATTGGCTGGCCGGTCGTATTGCGCTGCCACCCAACGATAACTCGGAGTTTGTACCCTTACCCAATGACAAGTCAAGGCCTGCCGGAACACCCCCGCCCCAACCGCTATCCTGAATAATGGATAATAAATAACCATTGTACATTATTCATTATTCATTCACCGAGTTGTTCTCGCTTGGCTACGCCGAGTGATGATTATTAGTTCAAGGGCCTCTGGCCCGTTTTTGACCTGTTACTCCGGCCAGAGGCCGTTAAAGCAATAGCCCTCACTCGGCGAAGCCAAGCGAGAACGGCGCGTGAATGGGGAAACAATAGAATCCTGAGAATCTAAGTTTTACCAGTAGAGCAACCCCAGCACTTTCCTTTTCTGTTGACGACAACATCGTGTACAAAAACCAGCGGCCTCCCTCGGGTCTGCATAACTCTATCAAACAATGGCTAAATCGCGGTGGTACCGACTCCTGCCGATTGCGTTTATTACCTATAGTCTGGCCTACCTGGACCGGGCGAACTTTGGCTTTGGAGCTGCCAGCGGCATGGCGACGGACCTGCACATTACGCCCTCGATGTCGTCTTTGCTGGGGTCCCTGTTCTTTTTGGGCTACTTTTTCTTTCAGGTTCCGGGAGCAGTATATGCCGAAAACCGAAGCGCCAAAAAGCTGATCTTCTGGTCGCTGATTCTGTGGGGCGGGCTCGCTATGGCAACGGGTATCATCAGCAATGTGAATGCGCTAATTGGTATTCGCTTTATGCTTGGCGTGGTCGAAAGTGCGGTTATGCCGTCGATGCTGCTTTTTTTAAGCCGATGGTTTACCAAAGCCGAACGCTCTCAGGCCAATACGTTTTTAATTCTTGGCAATCCGGCCACTATCCTCTGGATGTCGGTACTGTCGGGTTATTTGATCCAGGCGGTGGGCTGGCGATGGATGTTTATTCTGGAAGGGCTTCCTGCCATTATCTGGGCGTTCTTCTGGTGGCGGCTGGTCGATGATAAACCGCAGGATGCCAACTGGTTAACCAACGCCGAAAAACAGGCACTAGCCGATCAGTTACAGCAAGAGCAGCAAGGTATCAAACCAGTCAAGAACTACGCCGAAGCCTTCAAATCCAGGGTGGTTATTCTGCTCAGTTTACAGTATGCATTATGGAGCATCGGAGTGTATGGCTTTGTAATGTGGCTCCCGTCTATTCTACACGCAGCGCCCAACATGTCGATTATCAAAACAGGCTGGCTGTCTTCGGTTCCGTACGTACTAGCCATTATTGGCATGCTGAGCGCGTCGTATTTTTCGGACAAAACGCAAAACCGAAAAGCTTTTGTCTGGCCGTTCCTGTTGATTGGGGCGTTGGCATTCTATGGTTCCTATTTACTGGGTGCCGATCATTTCTGGCTATCCTTTACGCTACTCATCATAGCTGGAGGAGCTATGTATGCGCCCTATGGTCCTTTCTTTGCCATTATCCCGGAGATATTACCCAAAAACGTAGCGGGTGGCGCTATGGCCCTGATTAACAGCCTGGGGGCATTAGGATCATTTATCGGCTCGTATATTGTTGGTTATTTAAACGGAACAACCAATGGATTCGGAGCATCGTATATTTTCATGGCAGGCTCGCTGTTGCTTTCCGCACTGATAACCCTAATCGCCGTAAAAAAGCCTGTTTCAGCCAATACGCCCGTTCCCGTAACAACTACAATCCCGTAACGAATTTCCACTTATTCGGAAACATGGCCGCATACGTGGAATCACTATCCCACTGTAAAAAATCGCTCTTCTCTGCGTTCTCTGTGCCTCTGTGGTTAATCTATTTTTTTATTAACCACAGAGAACGCAGAGAAGGAATATATTTTCGATACAATGCAGAAGCTGAATGATAAATGGATGCGCATCATCGGTGTTCCGTTGCTCTCCTTAACCGGGCAATGGATGATGTATGGCTATACCAACATCCCGTATCCGGATGATTGGCGCATTCCGTTTTTCTTCATTCTGGGCAGCGTACTGGTGTGGGAGGCCAACCGTTGGGGCATTATCGTATCGCGCCGACGCTACCCGGAACTGAACCAGACACTTAAGCGGGTTTTATTTCAGCTAAGCTGGTTTGTCTGCTGTGCCAGCGGAATCCGCATCTCACAAACACTTTTCTACGAATTTATTGGCCTCTGGCCATCCGAAGATTACTTTTTATTCAAGCCTTACTTTTTCAATACGCTCGTATCTGTAGTGGGCACAATTCAGATTGCGGCCTATTACGAGGGTGTTTATCTGTACGAGCGCTGGCGGGTATCCTATACCGAAGCGCTGGAACTTAAGAAAGTGAACCTGCAAAGTCAACTCGACTCGCTGAAAACCCAAATCAATCCTCATTTCCTGTTCAACAACCTGAACTCGCTGTCATCGCTGATTACCACCAACGCCGAACAGGCCGAGCGGTTTCTGGATGAACTCTCATCTGTATACCGCTATCTGCTCCAGCAGAATAGCCGTGATCTTTGCCCGCTTGATGAGGAGATGCAGTTTATCAACGCCTATTTCCACTTAATCAAAACCCGCTATGGCGACGGCATTTTTCTGGTGAATGAGATCGAGAGTCAGTACCTCGCGTACCGCATTCCACCCCTGACCCTTCAGATTCTGTTCGAGAATGCCATCAAGCATAATGTCATCCTCGCCGACCGACCGCTGACGATCAAATTATACACCCAAAATGGGCAGTTGTACGTAGAAAACAACCTGCAACAGAAGAAGGTAACTGTTCCATCGAATCAAATCGGCTTGCAGAACATCATGATGAAGTATAAACTGCTCGATCAATCATCCGTTATGGTTTACCATGATGAGGATCGGTTTCTGGTTGGCGTTCCCCTGCTCAATCCAGCGGTGTAAGTCCATTCTCACCGTATGTCAAATTAAATCCGCCGTTTTTGGGATGGATTGCCCCATCTATCAAGTCCGTCCGTTTGTTAACGGCAGAATGTGCTGTTTTAATGGCCTTCATTGGAACAAGGCCATTAGCTTATGAAAAAAAAACCTATGAACTTGTTCACCGACTGGCTGCATAGGTTTTTCGAGCAATCAGTCGACTGGATCATCCTGATCGTTATTGCGCTGATTATCCTGCTTGTGTTGTATTTGTTTTAACTCAACCGTACCCATCGTAGTACTCATAGTCAAAAAGGCTTTTTCACGGTAACCAATGCGTTGTTTTCTGTTCGGTCTATTGGTACTTCTGATTTCCGGGGCCGCTTCAGCCCAAATGCCCAGCCTAAAGCTTGAACACCTGACAACCCGCGAGGGATTACCCTCCAACGATGTCTGGTGTCTGAACAAAGACCGGCAGGGCTTTTTGTGGATCGGTACGGGCCGAAATATCTGTCGTTACGACGGCTACAATTTTCTGCGATTAGATAGCCTGAAACTGGGCTATTGCTCTGGCGTTTCGACTGACTCTAAAGGCGATATATACACCTCCAACGACACCCGGGGCCTTTGCAAAATTGATGTAAAAACGCTGGCCGTAACAACTGTAGTCAAAAACGATTACGATGATGCCGACCCGAGCAACGACCTCCACGAGCAGGGAATGGTTGACTCCTACGATCAGGTGTGGGTGTGCGACTATACCTCGGTGCAACGCTACGACCCGTCCACTAAAAAACTCCATCGCTACACCTTTTCACAGACCGCTTCGGGTGGCGATGTGTATCAATACGCCAGCTTTTTCGAGGATGCCCAGCGCCGACTGTGGATCGTTTCGGAAATAGGGCTCTATCGGTTTGACCGTTCGCACGACAAACTCATTTGTGTGCTGGGGAAGGAAGCTCGTTTAGCCCGAAATCGCATACCCATTCGCTTATGCAAAGCCTCCGCCGATGCCGACGGTAACCTTTGGCTTGGTGGCTATGAGTATGGCTTAGTCCGGTTTTCGCCAGAAAGTCAGACATTCCGAATTCGAAAGGAAGGTTTCGATCATACAAATGTGGTGTGCGTGAAGGAGTCGCAGGATGAAAATGGGCAAAAAATCCTGTTCGTGGGCACCGATGATGGGGTGAGTATCTTTTATCCCGGCCGGAATCAATTGTACCATTTACCTGAGTTTTACAACAGTGGCATTCAGGTAAAAGATATGTACGACGATACTGTCAATGGGATTCTGTGGATCGGCACGGGCGAAGGTATTTATAAGTACCGCTACCGAAACGTTGGTATTCGTACTGTAGATATCCCCCCCAACATTGTTCGGCTACCCGTAAAAATTACCAGTATTTTACCCCTTCCCAACGGTAACTACCTGTTGGGTTTATCGCATTCGGGGGCATTGATCTGGACACCTGCCACTAACCACTTCCAGCAACTGCCGTATCCCACCAATGAGAATGCGCTCACGCAGCAATTTCGTTGGATACAGGGGCGTCCTTTTGCGTTTACCGATAAAGGTGTTTTTGCGGGCGATCTTCAGAAAGGCAGTTTTTCTGTCTGGCAACCAGCGGCCCGTTTGTATAAAAACACTGATTTTCGCGACGGTCTGCTCGACCGGAAAGGCCGGATCTGGATTGCCAATTTAAACGAAGGGGTAAAGGTGGTTGACCCCGCAACAAATCAGGAACTCAACCTGTGGCCCGAAAAGGAGAATCGCAAACTACTGAATCTGACGTACATAAAAGGAATTCTGGAAGGTATTGACGGGCGTATCTGGGTAGCCACCTGCTCCCGCGGACTATTCTTTTTCGATGAAAAGCGGGCTGAGTTCATCAACATCGAAAGCCTTCCGGCTAATAAAGGCAAACTTATTGGTGGAGATTGTATTAATGGAATGCAACGAACGGCTGACGGGTCTATCCTGATCTCCAGTTGGGGGGGCGTCTCGAAGCTATCAAGTAAAGGCCATATCCTGACCACGTTCGAGTTCAAAACGGATGCCCTTATCGACACCTATTGTTCGAACATTGCCGAATCCCCGACTAAGCATCTTTGGTTTAGCACAAATGAAGGTATCAATATTGCCAATCCCAAAAACCACACGATCCGCTACCTGACTACTATTGAGGGCTTACACAGTAATTCGCCGGTTGGGTTCTACTATAGCCCGGCTAACGAATTATTTCTGGGCCACACAAACACAATCAATATCCTCAATGTCAGCCTGTTAAACAATCAGACCACAAAACCCCATATCGCCCTCAGTTCGATTGAAGTAAAAGGGAAACCCATCCAGCAGGATGTGTCGAAGGAGATTATGCTGCAACCTGATGAGAATGCCATTACGCTGAGTTTCTCGTCACTGAATTACGAGCCGTCCTCTAAAAACCAGTACAAGTATCAGTTGCAGGGCCTGGATACCAGTTGGGTCGATCTGGGTGATCAGCATATGCTCTCGTTTACAAATCTGGCTCCAGAAGCCTATCAGCTCAACATCAAAAGCGGGAATGGGAGTGGAATCTGGACGGATAAGCCATTAGCGGTTCGTTTTACAGTGAAACCCCATTTTACGGCTACCTGGTGGTTCCGCTCCCTCATTGGCCTGTTCATTGGTGGTCTTGTAGTGGGTATGATGCGGTGGCGTGTGAATGCCCTGGCTGAGCGAAACCAGACCATAGCCGAACGCAACCACATGGACCTGCAAATTGCCGAATTGAAACTCAGAGCCCTACAATCGCAAATGAACCCTCACTTTCTGTTCAACTCGCTCAACTCGGTTCAAAATTACCTGCTCACCGATCGGGGTATTGAGGGTGCCAAATACCTGTCTAAATTTTCCAGACTGGTTCGGCGCATCATGGAAAACTCGAATCATCAGTACCTGCGCTTCGAGCAGATTATCGAAACGCTACGGATGTATGTCGAAATGGAGTCGTTCCGCTTCAATCACGAATTTCATTACGAATTCGACATTGAAGATAACGAAACCTTGCTGGATGCCCTGTTGCCACCCATGCTACTCCAGCCCTTCGTCGAGAATGCCATCTGGCACGGGCTAATGCCCAAAGAAGGAGAGAAAAAACTTACCATCTCCGCCTACATCGACCGTAACCACATCTACTGCATGATCGAAGACAACGGTGTTGGCCGAACACTGACGCCCCAGCGGGAGGGGCACATTTCAAGGGGTCAGGAGATGACCAAAGGTCTTTTCGAATCGCTCAGCCGGAAAGACAGCAAGGCTAAACTCGAGATTATCGACCTCTTCGACGCCACTCATAACCCGGCAGGTACCCGCGTAGAAATGATAATTCCCGTTGAAAAAGGGTAGAACGTGCTATCGAATGCTGGCCAGATGAAAAATACGAGTGAATATGCACGCCAGTACCAACAAGCACACACTTAATAGCGGTATGTGTTGCCTTTCAAATCAAAAAGCGTGATCTTCTTGCCTGACGGTTTGACCAGCGTGATTTTATCGACTTCGGTTGTGTCCATCCGCTGTACATACTCAGCATCTTTGGGCAAATACATATTGGTCAGTTGGGCATCCTGAATTGAAAAAGGCCAGTACGTCTTTTCAATTTCATCGCGAGGGTGCAGCCGAATAGACGGATAAAGCACCGTATCTCCCGGCACATAAGCCTGCTTGATCTTTTGGGCAACCAGATAATAGGGATTAGGGCTACGCTGTCTGGCAAAATACGTGTATTTGGGCTCCTGGTCCTGATAAATGTGGTAGAGCAGCCGAATAACAAAATAACACTGGATCGCTAAAACCACCCACAGCACTTCCCGGAACTCGTTTTGGATGCGCGCAGCCTGTTGCAGCAACAAGGCCACCAGAATAACACTGAACGGAAACGAGAAACCAGAATAACGCTGGGTAATTCCATAGGTGTGCCCATTTCGAAAGGCCATCACGATCAGAAAGAGGGTAGGTACAACGGCCAGCATGATAACAAAGACCAGGAGCGGAAGTCGTCCTTCCATCGCTTGTCTACGAATGGCCAGCAGGAGAAGATAGGCAAAGGAAGGGAGCGCAGCTACCACTACATACTGAAGGTTGATGACCGTAACCAGCGGCAAAGCAGCTATCAGCAGAAGCGGATAAAGCAGGAATACCCACAGTGGAAGTGGGCTCATTGGGTGGTAACGATAAAGAAGGCCGACGGCGAACAAACCCAAAAACACTGAAATCGCTACATTCCGAATCCCCAGAGCATCGATTTGCCCTAGCCCATTCGAAATAATAAACAAATCCGCCCAGATGGGTGCAGAGCGTTCAGCAACGTTGATCAACGTTGCTGGCAGAATGATCCCAAATCCATTCTTGTAGGGATCTGTGAGCGCCAGATTCCGGTAAAACTGTGCCTGATAGGCAAGCGTTTTAAAGGTATAAACCCCTCCACCAAACAGGAACCATAACGATACGAGCCCCACCCCCACCAATCCCGTCAGCAGAAAGGGTACCCAACGGCGTGCCGGTCGTACATAGATCAGTGCATAGAGACCATGACATAAAAAAACGGTGATCGTCAGGTAATGCGAGAGTAAAGCCATCACAAATACAAGTCCATATACCAACAGGCGTTTGTTTACGGCTTGCCCTGATCGATGTTGATCCAGGATCAATAAAAACAAATGAGTTGCTAATAAGGTCAGAAAAAAGCTCATCGAATAATTACGAGCCATGTGGCTATACGCAATAAAAAAGGGCTCGACAGCCGTTAACAACGCACTGAGTAAGGCTAAACGCTCGGATTTAAAATGTCGGCGAACAAACAGAAAGACCAGACCAACGAGTAGTGTACTGAACAACACGGAAGGGAAGCGCAGCGAGAAATCACTCAGGCCAAACAACTTAGTCCACAGCCACAAAACAGCGTAATAACTAGGGCTATTGCCAATATCTCCCCTAATATTGGCACCAATAAAATCGTCAATAGACTTTTCTTTCCAGAATTCACGGGGTGTAAAATAGGGTTTTCCAGGTGTAAAAAACACGTCCCGCTGGTTAGCCCCCTCCATAGAAATTCCCTGGGAGATAAGCAACGTATACTTTTCATCAAGGTAGATACCATAGGTGCCGGAATGGTAAACCCGTAAGGCAAAGGCCAGAATCAGAATTACTGCCAGGACTGCGTTCGTCGACTTGACTAATTTCATACATGAATGGCGTTAATTTAATGGACAATGGTAATGTAGACTCATTACTCATTGTCCATTATTCATTATCCATTGCTTATAGTTACACTTGCCAGGGTCATTTACGTTTCGTACAGAAGATAATAAACTGAGCTGAGAATATGTGCTTTACCACCGGTATTTTTTCCAATAGGGGCTGAAAAAAATAGATCACTTTGGCGGGGCCTGTTGGAAAGAAAAACGGAACATAGCCCACGTAATTCCAGGACCGGATCTGTCCACCTGCATTTCGTATCCATCGTTTTAGCTCCCACTGAAAGAAAGACTGCTCCTCATGCTCGATGTGGTATTGGGAGGTTCGTTCGATGATTTTCAGAATAGGGTTGTTCCCGTTGGGTTCCATGATAATCAGATTGTCGGCCAGTTTAAAGGCATTGGTGATAGCCTTCTGCTGATCGGACAAATGATGCAACACCCCCCGAATAACGGCAACATCGTATTTCTTTGGGGGTACGGGTAGCTGATCATCGAGGAGATTGATCGAGCTAAATTGTACAGACGGATAGTTTTGTTTAGCAATCTGAATGGCAGATTCGGCCGGATCAAACCCATGTACTTCCAACTGCGGAAAATTCTGTTTGATGTTGTGGGTGTACATACCATCTCCACAACCAATATCTACCAGCGTTTTGTAGGAAGGGTCAATGAGTTTAAAGATTTCGTCTGAAATACGTTTGTTAGCAACGTGCGACGAGAACTGAGCATTGGTGGTGTAGAGAAATCCACCATTTTCCCGCACGTTTCGATTAAACTCCTGAACATTCTTTTTTAGAGTCATATTCATGAAAGAAGATAAATCTGGTGAGAGGATAGATCCTACTAACTTCGAAATGGGCACTAGTAAGCAATGACTACTAGTTAACTAGCAGACAATGGGTACTGAGAATTGAAGAGAAAAGAATCAGGTACGCTGAGGCTAACAAGCCTATAGTAAACGGTATCCGCTATATATCGTCAGGAACGTAAGATGTTCAGCTAGTTCAACTTATGCTGATGAATTTTGAAACCAAATAAAGAAATGAAATGAAAAAAAGCAACCGTTAAGCTGGATAGCAATTATTTTTTTAGATAAAGCACTCCTCCCTCCAGGTTAATTGCTCATTAATTACTTAGTAGTCGGTAGAATACACCCGGCAAGGCTTTCGTAGATAGACCTAACTAGAACGTATTACCAACCTAAGTAAGCCCTTTTATGAAACGCCTAACACAAACATTGCTGGCTGGTTTAGTCAGCTTATTGCTGACTCCAACCAAGCCCCTCTTAGCCCAAACAAAGCTGGGAATTTTTGAAGGACATACCGACATTGGTGCCGTGTTAAAGCCGGGATCGGCACAGTATAATACAAAGACCCACCAGTACGAACTCTCTGGCTCCGGCTATAATATCTGGTTCGACCACGATGAATTTCACTATCTGTGGAAACGCATCAAAGGTGATTTCATTCTCTACACGCGGGCAAGCCTGCTGGGAAAAGGCGTTGATCCGCACCGCAAAGTTGGCTGGATGGTTCGGAGCAGCCTCGACGGCAAATCGGCCCATATCAACGCGGCCGAACATGGTGATGGCCTTACGTCCCTGCAATTCCGCCGTACAACCGGGGCCAATACTGAAGAAGTCCGTTCGAAATTAACGCACGCCGATGTGATCCAACTGGAACGAAAAGGGAACACCTACACCATGCGGGTCGCCAAATTTGGCGAACCCTTCGTGACCGAACAGGTGACTGATTTAAATCTGGGCGACGAAGTGTATGTAGGACTCTTCATCGGATCGCACAACAAAGACGTACTTGAGCAGGGTACCTTCCGCGATGTGCGTATCAGCGTACCCGCTCATGATGGCCTCGTCCCCTACCGCGAATACCTGGCCAGTAACCTGGAGATATTGGACGTAGCCACAGGTAACCGGCAGGTGATCTTCAACGCACCCAAGTCCATTCAGGCTCCTAACTGGATGCCCAATGGAAAAACCCTACTCTATAATGGCGACGGCCAGATGTATAGCTTCAATCTGGCAAAAGGTCAACCCTCTGTGCTGAACACGGGAGATGTAAAAAATAACAACAATGACCACGTACTGTCGTTCGATGGTAAAATGCTGGGACTGAGTAGTGGCGTAAAAGAGTTAGGTGGTTCTATCATTTACACCGTACCGGCAACGGGCGGCACACCGAAACAGATTACCCCCAAAGGTCCCTCCTACCTGCATGGCTGGTCGCCGGATAAGAAAACGCTGGTCTTTACGGGCTCACGGAATGACGAGTACGACATTTACAGTGTCCCCTCTGTCGGTGGCCCCGAAACCCGATTAACCGAAGCGAAAGGGCTTGATGACGGTCCCGAATACACGCCCGATGGCAAGTACATTTATTTCAACTCCAGCCGTACCGGCACCATGCAACTCTACCGTATGAAAGCCGACGGTAGCGAGCAGGAAGCGATTACGAATGGGGAGTTTCACGACTGGTTCCCGCACATCTCACCCGATGGCAAATGGATCGTATTCCTGTCCTTTTTGAAGGAAGAAGTAAAAGCGGATGATCACCCATTTTACAAGCACGTTTACCTGCGCCTGTTACCTATCTCGGGTGTTGGCCAACCCAAAGTGATTGCATACATCTACGGAGGACAAGGTACCATTAATACCCCTTCGTGGTCGCCAGATAGCAAACGGGTTGCCTTTATCAGCAATACGGCGGAGAGTAGTATTAGTCCTGTTGAGAAATAAGAGCGCTCGCTAATTACCCAAATGTTACCATATTAATTATTTATTTAACAAAATACCAAGACTACTTACCTTTTGGTATAGATATTGCTTCTTTTAATTTCATTCTGTTAACTGTGGGCGCAGTTATAGTAATGTAGATGTAATAGGAAACGCTGGCTCCGTTAGGGCCAGCGTTTTTTGGTTTAGCACGGTGTGGATTCAACAAATACCATCTTGGGGCGGACATAAGACAAGCTCATCCTGACTGAACTATCGGCCTGGGCAGTCCCTTCTTTTTTCGGCAGGATTGCAACCGTACTGTATAGTATTATTTAAATAATTATTAGAGAATAGCCCTTATTTAGTTAAACTATTCCAGTAATCAATAAAACTATTTGCGGCCTTATACCCCGTTGTTTGTCCTTGGTAGTATAAGCCCACGGCTGCCGAGTCTTGAACCAGAAGAAATGAATAAACATCAATTCCTAGTAGTTGCTGCTCTTGCAACACTGACCAATATTCCGACATGGGCGCAATCTCCTCCTACCTATAGCTGGACTAATCTGCCCAAAATCGCTCAACCCGCTTTTCGAAAGGATACGATAACGATTCTGGCGCATGGCGCAAAACCCGATGGCGTTACGCTGAATACGAAGTCGATCAATGCGGCCATTGCTGCCTGTAGCCAGAAAGGTGGTGGCGTGGTACTGGTGCCCGCTGGCTTATGGATGACGGGCCCAATTGAGCTGAAAAGCAACGTCAATCTACACCTGAAAAAATCGGCGACCCTGCTATTTACCACCGACAAAAGCCAGTATGCACTGGTCGAAGGTACGTACGAAGGCAAACGAGCCGCCCGGAATCAATCGCCCATTTCGGGGGTGAATCTGGAAAACGTAGCTATTACGGGTCAGGGAATTGTTGATGGCAATGGAGATGTATGGCGAGCCGTAAACAAAGGACAGTTGACCGACAGCCAGTGGCAGGAGAAAGTAGCGTCGGGCGGGGTGTTGAAAGACGATGGCAAGGTCTGGTATCCGAGTGAGCAGTTTAAACGGGCCGCTACAGAAAATAAAAGTATGTTGCTGGCAGCCGGGAAAACTCCTCAGGATTTTGCCGATATGAAGGACTTTCTGCGGCCTAATCTGCTGGTGCTGACGTCCTGCAAAAAAGTGTTACTGGACGGCGTTACGTTCCAGAATTCGCCCGCCTGGTGTCTGCATCCGCTGATGTGTCAGGACCTGACTATCCGAAACGTCACCACCAAGAATCCAGAATACGCCCATAACGGCGATGGTATGGATATCGAATCCTGCAAGAACTTCCTGATCGAAGGGTGCACGCTCGATGTGGGCGACGATGCCATTTGCATCAAATCCGGCAAAGACGAAGAAGGTCGTAAGCGCGGCATGCCGACAGAAAACGGCATCATTCGGAATAACACCGTCTACAACGGTCACGGCGGATTTGTGGTGGGTAGCGAAATGAGCGGAGGTGCCCGCTATATTTTCGTCTCGAACTGCACATTCATGGGGACCGATAAAGGGCTTCGTTTCAAATCGGTGCGGGGTCGTGGTGGCGTTGTCGAGCACATCTACGCGAAAGACATTTTCATGAAAGACATTGCGCAGGAAGCTATCTTCTTCGATATGTACTACTTCGTCAAATTCGCGACGGATGGGGA
Coding sequences:
- a CDS encoding pirin family protein, which codes for MVDQIIDARQASLGNGFAVRRILPYRLRRMLGPFIFMDHAGPVNFTPDQASTMDVLPHPHIGLSTVSYLFDGQVTHRDSLGVQQIIRPGEVNWMTAGKGIAHSERFEDPATLVGGSLEMIQTWVALPEANEEQTPTFENYAPAELPIFTDKGVWLRLIAGDVFGLRNQVKTHSPLFYAHVVLQPGTRFGIPQGYSERGVYIAKGSLEVNGRTHGIGQLLVFTPGMDPVLVARETCTLMLLGGEPLGERFIWWNFVSSRPERIEQAKADWLAGRIALPPNDNSEFVPLPNDKSRPAGTPPPQPLS
- a CDS encoding MFS transporter is translated as MAKSRWYRLLPIAFITYSLAYLDRANFGFGAASGMATDLHITPSMSSLLGSLFFLGYFFFQVPGAVYAENRSAKKLIFWSLILWGGLAMATGIISNVNALIGIRFMLGVVESAVMPSMLLFLSRWFTKAERSQANTFLILGNPATILWMSVLSGYLIQAVGWRWMFILEGLPAIIWAFFWWRLVDDKPQDANWLTNAEKQALADQLQQEQQGIKPVKNYAEAFKSRVVILLSLQYALWSIGVYGFVMWLPSILHAAPNMSIIKTGWLSSVPYVLAIIGMLSASYFSDKTQNRKAFVWPFLLIGALAFYGSYLLGADHFWLSFTLLIIAGGAMYAPYGPFFAIIPEILPKNVAGGAMALINSLGALGSFIGSYIVGYLNGTTNGFGASYIFMAGSLLLSALITLIAVKKPVSANTPVPVTTTIP
- a CDS encoding sensor histidine kinase; this translates as MQKLNDKWMRIIGVPLLSLTGQWMMYGYTNIPYPDDWRIPFFFILGSVLVWEANRWGIIVSRRRYPELNQTLKRVLFQLSWFVCCASGIRISQTLFYEFIGLWPSEDYFLFKPYFFNTLVSVVGTIQIAAYYEGVYLYERWRVSYTEALELKKVNLQSQLDSLKTQINPHFLFNNLNSLSSLITTNAEQAERFLDELSSVYRYLLQQNSRDLCPLDEEMQFINAYFHLIKTRYGDGIFLVNEIESQYLAYRIPPLTLQILFENAIKHNVILADRPLTIKLYTQNGQLYVENNLQQKKVTVPSNQIGLQNIMMKYKLLDQSSVMVYHDEDRFLVGVPLLNPAV
- a CDS encoding two-component regulator propeller domain-containing protein, producing the protein MRCFLFGLLVLLISGAASAQMPSLKLEHLTTREGLPSNDVWCLNKDRQGFLWIGTGRNICRYDGYNFLRLDSLKLGYCSGVSTDSKGDIYTSNDTRGLCKIDVKTLAVTTVVKNDYDDADPSNDLHEQGMVDSYDQVWVCDYTSVQRYDPSTKKLHRYTFSQTASGGDVYQYASFFEDAQRRLWIVSEIGLYRFDRSHDKLICVLGKEARLARNRIPIRLCKASADADGNLWLGGYEYGLVRFSPESQTFRIRKEGFDHTNVVCVKESQDENGQKILFVGTDDGVSIFYPGRNQLYHLPEFYNSGIQVKDMYDDTVNGILWIGTGEGIYKYRYRNVGIRTVDIPPNIVRLPVKITSILPLPNGNYLLGLSHSGALIWTPATNHFQQLPYPTNENALTQQFRWIQGRPFAFTDKGVFAGDLQKGSFSVWQPAARLYKNTDFRDGLLDRKGRIWIANLNEGVKVVDPATNQELNLWPEKENRKLLNLTYIKGILEGIDGRIWVATCSRGLFFFDEKRAEFINIESLPANKGKLIGGDCINGMQRTADGSILISSWGGVSKLSSKGHILTTFEFKTDALIDTYCSNIAESPTKHLWFSTNEGINIANPKNHTIRYLTTIEGLHSNSPVGFYYSPANELFLGHTNTINILNVSLLNNQTTKPHIALSSIEVKGKPIQQDVSKEIMLQPDENAITLSFSSLNYEPSSKNQYKYQLQGLDTSWVDLGDQHMLSFTNLAPEAYQLNIKSGNGSGIWTDKPLAVRFTVKPHFTATWWFRSLIGLFIGGLVVGMMRWRVNALAERNQTIAERNHMDLQIAELKLRALQSQMNPHFLFNSLNSVQNYLLTDRGIEGAKYLSKFSRLVRRIMENSNHQYLRFEQIIETLRMYVEMESFRFNHEFHYEFDIEDNETLLDALLPPMLLQPFVENAIWHGLMPKEGEKKLTISAYIDRNHIYCMIEDNGVGRTLTPQREGHISRGQEMTKGLFESLSRKDSKAKLEIIDLFDATHNPAGTRVEMIIPVEKG